The following are from one region of the Odontesthes bonariensis isolate fOdoBon6 chromosome 12, fOdoBon6.hap1, whole genome shotgun sequence genome:
- the LOC142396761 gene encoding disco-interacting protein 2 homolog A-like isoform X1, translating to MAERTSTGLLTMMLEPTPAVAMTLPAEVREKLAELELELSEGDITQKGYEKKRSKLLAPYIPQIQGVDPSLQIDNRIQASSQAVLPGSKQIKSRAANTRDERFRSDLHTEAVQAALAKYKERKMPMPSKRRSVLVQSSVEACTPPDTSSASEDEGSLRRQGRLATSTPYQGHGHPAVEHWFNRVIQGSSTSSSASSTSSHPGGRSITNTTSHPALNANAAATALADLMAHTQLDNHSAPPDVTGLSERSLHAERPQVASVRGVSRSYNHHTSVMETADGCEWGGEGSLPLIDGVPVNSRVSNKIQQLLNTLKRPKRPPLREFFVDDFEELLDVQQPDPNQPKPEGQQMSPLEGEPLGVVTNWPPSLPAALQRWGTTHPKSPCLTALDNAGKPIYTLTYGKLWTRSQKLAYTLLNKLSSRNEPLLMPGDRVALVFPNNDPVMFMVAFYGCLLAELVPVPIEVPLTRKDAGSQQIGFLLGSCGVTLALTTDACQKGLPKAQTGEVATFKGWPRLLWFVSDGKHVVKPPKDWHPPIREASNEIAYIEYKTSKEGSTMGITVSHSAMLAHCHALTQACCYTEAETITNVLDFKREAGLWHGVLTGVMNRMHVISIPYSLMKVNPLSWIQKVHMYKARVAVVKSRDMHWSLLAQKDQRDISLSSLRMLIVADGANPWSISSCDAFLNVFQARGLRPEVICPCASSSEAMTVAIRRPPEMGVPPPGKAVLSMGGLSHSVIRVDTEEKLSVLTVQDVGQVMPGALVCVVRVEGTPYLCQTDEVGEICVSSGSTGLAYYGLPGMTKNIFETIPVTASGVPITDRPFTRTSLLGFVGPDSLVFVVGKMDGLMVVSGRRHNADDVVATALAVEPMKFVYRGRIAVFSVSVLHDERIVVVAEQRPDASEEDSFQWMSRVLQAIDSIHQVGVYCLALVPANTLPKAPLGGIHISETKQRFLEGALHPCNVLMCPHTCVTNLPKPRQKQPEVGPASMIVGNLVAGKRIAQASGRDVGQLEDNDQARKFLYIQDVLQWRAQATPDHPLFLVLNAKGTVASTASCLQLHKRAERVAAALMGRLNTGDHVALVYPPGVDLIATFYGCLYAGCVPVTVRPPHPQNLATTLPTVKMIVEVSKSVYILTTQAIMKLLKSKEAAAAVDVKSWPTVLDTDDLPRKKISQMYKPPTPEMLAYLDFSVSTTGILAGVKMSHAATSALCRSIKLQCELYPSRQIAICLDPYCGLGFALWCLCSVYSGHQSILVPPLELETNASLWLAAVSQYKVRVTFCSYSVMEMCTKGLGSQTEALRLRNVNLSCVRTCMVVAEERPRISLTQSFSKIFKDLGLSPRAVSTTFGCRVNVAICLQGTAGPDPTTVYVDMRALRHDRVRLVERGSPHSLPLMESGKILPGVKVIIANTETKGPLGDSHLGEIWVSSPHNATGYYTVYGEEALHADHFNTKLSFGDTQTVWARTGYLGFLRRTELTDASGERHDALYVVGSLDETLELRGMRYHPIDIETSVIRSHKSIAECAVFTWTNLLVVVVELEGSEQEALDLVALVTNVVLEEHYLIVGVVVVVDPGVIPINSRGEKQRMHLRDGFLADQLDPIYVAYNM from the exons GAGACATCACTCAGAAGGGCTATGAGAAGAAAAGAAGCAAGCTGTTGGCGCCTTACATCCCTCAGATACAAG GTGTAGATCCATCTCTGCAAATTGACAACAGGATTCAGGCCTCCTCCCAAGCTGTCCTTCCAGGTTCCAAACAGATCAAGTCCCGGGCTGCCAACACCCGGGATGAACGCTTCAGATCTG ACTTGCACACAGAGGCCGTCCAAGCAGCATTGGCAAAGTACAAAGAGCGGAAAATGCCCATGCCCTCTAAGAGACGATCTGTGCTAGTTCAGTCTTCAGTCGAGGCATGCACCCCaccag ACACCTCCTCTGCGTCGGAAGACGAGGGCTCGCTGCGCCGGCAGGGACGTCTGGCCACCTCCACACCCTATCAGGGCCACGGCCACCCAGCCGTTGAGCATTGGTTTAACCGTGTCATCCAGGGTTCGTCCACCTCATCCTCCGCATCATCCACCTCATCCCACCCTGGAGGGAGGTCCATCACCAACACCACTTCCCACCCAGCCCTCAACGCCAACGCCGCAGCGACCGCACTGGCTGACCTTATGGCGCACACCCAGCTAG ATAACCACTCAGCGCCCCCCGACGTGACAGGGCTGTCGGAGCGCTCGCTTCATGCGGAGCGGCCCCAGGTGGCCTCGGTGCGAGGCGTTTCCCGCAGCTACAACCACCACACCAGCGTCATGGAGACCGCAGATG GCTGTGAGTGGGGTGGTGAAGGATCCCTCCCTTTAATTGATG GTGTTCCAGTCAACAGTCGTGTCTCCAACAAAATCCAGCAGCTGCTCAATACACTGAAGAGACCAAAGCGTCCACCATTGCGCGAGTTCTTTGTTGACGACTTTGAGGAGCTGTTGGATG TCCAGCAGCCAGATCCCAACCAGCCAAAGCCAGAAGGCCAGCAGATGAGTCCCCTCGAAGGAGAGCCTCTCGGGGTGGTCACCAACTGGCCCCCGTCTTTGCCAGCAGCCTTACAGAGGTGGGGCACCACTCATCCCAAGAGCCCCTGTCTAACAGCACTTGACAATGCTGGCAAGCCCATCTACACCCTGACCTATG GTAAACTATGGACCCGCAGTCAGAAACTGGCCTACACGCTTCTTAACAAGCTGAGCAGCAGAAATGAGCCTTTGCTTATGCCTGGAGACAGA GTTGCACTTGTTTTCCCCAACAATGACCCAGTGATGTTCATGGTTGCCTTCTACGGCTGTCTCCTCGCAGAGCTGGTACCTGTGCCTATTGAAGTGCCGCTGACCAGAAAG GACGCAGGAAGTCAACAGATTGGCTTTTTGTTAGGCAGCTGTGGGGTCACGCTGGCACTGACCACTGACGCTTGTCAGAAAGGCCTGCCCAAAGCACAAACTGGGGAGGTAGCCACTTTTAAAG GCTGGCCGCGGTTGCTGTGGTTTGTGTCAGATGGAAAACATGTTGTGAAGCCTCCGAAAGACTGGCACCCTCCGATACGGGAAGCCAGTAATGAAATAGCCTACATAGAA TATAAAACCAGCAAAGAAGGAAGCACCATGGGAATCACAGTGTCTCACTCAGCCATGCTGGCTCACTGTCATGCCCTCACACAGGCCTGCTGCTACACGGAAG ctGAGACCATAACAAATGTCCTGGACTTCAAGCGAGAAGCAGGATTATGGCATGGTGTCCTCACT GGTGTCATGAATCGGATGCACGTGATCAGCATTCCCTACTCCCTGATGAAAGTCAACCCTCTGTCCTGGATACAGAAGGTTCACATGTACAAAG CACGAGTAGCTGTTGTGAAGTCGAGGGACATGCACTGGTCTCTACTGGCCCAGAAAGACCAGAGAGACATCAGCCTGAGCTCTCTGCGCATGTTGATTGTAGCTGACGGAGCTAACCCAT GGTCGATATCCTCGTGCGACGCCTTCCTCAATGTGTTTCAGGCACGAGGGCTGCGACCTGAGGTGATCTGTCCATGTGCCAGCTCCTCAGAAGCTATGACTGTCGCCATCCGCAG acCTCCAGAAATGGGTGTTCCTCCTCCAGGGAAGGCGGTGCTGTCTATGGGTGGGCTGAGTCACAGTGTGATCCGTGTGGACACGGAGGAGAAACTCTCTGTCCTCACGGTGCAGGACGTGGGACAGGTTATGCCAGGAG CTCTGGTATGCGTTGTGCGAGTGGAGGGGACACCTTATCTCTGTCAAACAGATGAGGTCGGAGAAATATGTGTGAGCTCAGGTAGCACTGGTTTAGCATACTACGGCCTCCCGGGCATGACCAAGAACATTTTTGAG ACTATCCCAGTAACAGCATCTGGGGTTCCCATCACTGACAGACCTTTCACCAGAACTTCACTGCTGGGTTTTGTGGGACCA GAcagtcttgtgtttgttgttgggAAGATGGATGGTCTAATGGTGGTCAGTGGGCGGAGGCATAATGCTGATGATGTGGTTGCTACGGCGCTGGCTGTGGAGCCCATGAAGTTTGTGTATAGGGGAAG GATAGCGGTGTTTTCTGTGTCTGTGCTGCATGATGAGAGAATCGTTGTGGTGGCAGAGCAGAGGCCAGACGCCTCAGAAGAGGACAGCTTCCAGTGGATGAGCCGTGTTCTTCAG GCCATAGACAGCATCCACCAGGTTGGGGTGTACTGCCTGGCTCTTGTGCCTGCTAATACCCTTCCTAAGGCTCCTCTCGGTGGCATACACATATCTGAGACCAAACAGCGCTTCCTGGAGGGCGCTTTGCACCCCTGCAACGTCCTCATGTGCCCTCACACGTGTGTCACCAACCTTCCCAAGCCGAGACAAAAGCAACCAG AGGTGGGTCCTGCTTCTATGATAGTGGGAAACTTGGTGGCAGGCAAGAGGATCGCACAAGCCTCAGGGAGAGACGTGGGGCAGCTCGAGGACAATGACCAGGCACGTAAG TTCCTCTACATACAGGATGTGTTGCAGTGGAGAGCTCAGGCCACTCCAGACCATCCTCTGTTCCTCGTTCTCAACGCCAAG GGCACAGTGGCCAGCACAGCTTCCTGTTTGCAGCTGCACAAGAGGGCAGAGCGGGTGGCAGCCGCACTGATGGGACGCCTGAACACTGGAGACCACGTAGCGCTCGTCTACCCACCAG GGGTGGACCTGATTGCCACTTTCTACGGCTGTCTGTATGCCGGCTGTGTGCCTGTCACTGTCAGACCCCCACACCCACAAAACCTGGCCACCACCCTGCCCACAGTCAAAATGATCGTCGAG GTCAGTAAATCCGTGTATATCCTGACAACCCAAGCAATAATGAAGCTGCTGAAATCCaaagaggctgctgctgctgttgacgTCAAAAGCTGGCCCACAGTGCTGGACACGG atgACCTCCCCAGGAAGAAAATCTCTCAGATGTACAAGCCCCCAACCCCCGAGATGTTAGCTTACCTGGACTTCAGTGTGTCCACAACAGGCATCCTAGCAGGAGTCAAA ATGTCTCATGCTGCCACCAGTGCCTTGTGTCGCTCCATTAAACTGCAGTGTGAGCTCTACCCATCCCGGCAGAttgccatctgcctggaccCCTACTGCGGCCTGGGCTTTGCTCTCTGGTGCCTGTGCAG tgtgtaTTCAGGTCATCAGTCAATCTTGGTTCCCCCTCTGGAGTTGGAGACTAATGCATCTCTGTGGCTCGCTGCGGTGAGCCAGTACAAAGTGCGCGTCACCTTCTGCTCGTATTCAGTCATGGAGATGTGCACCAAGGGCCTGGGTTCACAGACGGAAGCACTCCGG TTGCGAAATGTGAACCTGTCTTGCGTGCGCACATGCATGGTGGTGGCGGAGGAAAGGCCTCGCATATCCCTCACTCAGTCCTTCTCAAAGATCTTCAAAGACTTGGGGCTTTCCCCACGGGCAGTCAGCACCACCTTCGGCTGCAGGGTGAATGTGGCAATATGTTTGCAG GGCACAGCTGGACCAGACCCCACCACTGTTTATGTGGACATGAGAGCTTTACGACACGATAG AGTCCGTCTCGTTGAGAGAGGGTCACCTCACAGTCTGCCACTGATGGAGTCTGGGAAG ATCCTTCCTGGAGTAAAAGTGATCATTGCCAACACAGAAACGAAAGGACCCTTGGGAGACTCTCATCTAGGAGAG ATCTGGGTGAGCAGTCCTCACAATGCCACAGGCTACTACACCGTTTATGGGGAGGAGGCGCTGCATGCTGACCATTTCAACACCAAGCTCAGCTTCGGGGACACTCAAACCGTTTGGGCAAGAACGGGCTACCTGGGCTTCCTGAGGCGCACTGAGCTGACCGATGCCAGTGGAG AGCGCCACGACGCCCTGTATGTGGTGGGGTCTCTCGATGAGACTCTGGAGCTCAGAGGAATGAGGTATCACCCCATCGACATTGAAACCTCCGTGATCCGTTCTCACAAGAGCATAGCTGAATG TGCGGTGTTCACTTGGACCAACCTGcttgtggtggtggtggagctGGAGGGATCAGAGCAGGAGGCCCTGGACCTGGTGGCCCTGGTTACCAACGTTGTCCTGGAGGAGCACTACCTCATCgtgggggtggtggtggtggtggaccCCGGCGTCATCCCCATAAACTCCAGAGGGGAGAAGCAACGCATGCACCTCAGAGATGGATTTCTGGCTGACCAGCTGGACCCCATATATGTGGCTTACAACATGTGA
- the LOC142396761 gene encoding disco-interacting protein 2 homolog A-like isoform X2, with the protein MAERTSTGLLTMMLEPTPAVAMTLPAEVREKLAELELELSEGDITQKGYEKKRSKLLAPYIPQIQGVDPSLQIDNRIQASSQAVLPGSKQIKSRAANTRDERFRSDLHTEAVQAALAKYKERKMPMPSKRRSVLVQSSVEACTPPDTSSASEDEGSLRRQGRLATSTPYQGHGHPAVEHWFNRVIQGSSTSSSASSTSSHPGGRSITNTTSHPALNANAAATALADLMAHTQLDNHSAPPDVTGLSERSLHAERPQVASVRGVSRSYNHHTSVMETADGCEWGGEGSLPLIDGVPVNSRVSNKIQQLLNTLKRPKRPPLREFFVDDFEELLDVQQPDPNQPKPEGQQMSPLEGEPLGVVTNWPPSLPAALQRWGTTHPKSPCLTALDNAGKPIYTLTYGKLWTRSQKLAYTLLNKLSSRNEPLLMPGDRVALVFPNNDPVMFMVAFYGCLLAELVPVPIEVPLTRKDAGSQQIGFLLGSCGVTLALTTDACQKGLPKAQTGEVATFKGWPRLLWFVSDGKHVVKPPKDWHPPIREASNEIAYIEYKTSKEGSTMGITVSHSAMLAHCHALTQACCYTEAETITNVLDFKREAGLWHGVLTGVMNRMHVISIPYSLMKVNPLSWIQKVHMYKARVAVVKSRDMHWSLLAQKDQRDISLSSLRMLIVADGANPWSISSCDAFLNVFQARGLRPEVICPCASSSEAMTVAIRRPPEMGVPPPGKAVLSMGGLSHSVIRVDTEEKLSVLTVQDVGQVMPGALVCVVRVEGTPYLCQTDEVGEICVSSGSTGLAYYGLPGMTKNIFETIPVTASGVPITDRPFTRTSLLGFVGPDSLVFVVGKMDGLMVVSGRRHNADDVVATALAVEPMKFVYRGRIAVFSVSVLHDERIVVVAEQRPDASEEDSFQWMSRVLQAIDSIHQVGVYCLALVPANTLPKAPLGGIHISETKQRFLEGALHPCNVLMCPHTCVTNLPKPRQKQPEVGPASMIVGNLVAGKRIAQASGRDVGQLEDNDQFLYIQDVLQWRAQATPDHPLFLVLNAKGTVASTASCLQLHKRAERVAAALMGRLNTGDHVALVYPPGVDLIATFYGCLYAGCVPVTVRPPHPQNLATTLPTVKMIVEVSKSVYILTTQAIMKLLKSKEAAAAVDVKSWPTVLDTDDLPRKKISQMYKPPTPEMLAYLDFSVSTTGILAGVKMSHAATSALCRSIKLQCELYPSRQIAICLDPYCGLGFALWCLCSVYSGHQSILVPPLELETNASLWLAAVSQYKVRVTFCSYSVMEMCTKGLGSQTEALRLRNVNLSCVRTCMVVAEERPRISLTQSFSKIFKDLGLSPRAVSTTFGCRVNVAICLQGTAGPDPTTVYVDMRALRHDRVRLVERGSPHSLPLMESGKILPGVKVIIANTETKGPLGDSHLGEIWVSSPHNATGYYTVYGEEALHADHFNTKLSFGDTQTVWARTGYLGFLRRTELTDASGERHDALYVVGSLDETLELRGMRYHPIDIETSVIRSHKSIAECAVFTWTNLLVVVVELEGSEQEALDLVALVTNVVLEEHYLIVGVVVVVDPGVIPINSRGEKQRMHLRDGFLADQLDPIYVAYNM; encoded by the exons GAGACATCACTCAGAAGGGCTATGAGAAGAAAAGAAGCAAGCTGTTGGCGCCTTACATCCCTCAGATACAAG GTGTAGATCCATCTCTGCAAATTGACAACAGGATTCAGGCCTCCTCCCAAGCTGTCCTTCCAGGTTCCAAACAGATCAAGTCCCGGGCTGCCAACACCCGGGATGAACGCTTCAGATCTG ACTTGCACACAGAGGCCGTCCAAGCAGCATTGGCAAAGTACAAAGAGCGGAAAATGCCCATGCCCTCTAAGAGACGATCTGTGCTAGTTCAGTCTTCAGTCGAGGCATGCACCCCaccag ACACCTCCTCTGCGTCGGAAGACGAGGGCTCGCTGCGCCGGCAGGGACGTCTGGCCACCTCCACACCCTATCAGGGCCACGGCCACCCAGCCGTTGAGCATTGGTTTAACCGTGTCATCCAGGGTTCGTCCACCTCATCCTCCGCATCATCCACCTCATCCCACCCTGGAGGGAGGTCCATCACCAACACCACTTCCCACCCAGCCCTCAACGCCAACGCCGCAGCGACCGCACTGGCTGACCTTATGGCGCACACCCAGCTAG ATAACCACTCAGCGCCCCCCGACGTGACAGGGCTGTCGGAGCGCTCGCTTCATGCGGAGCGGCCCCAGGTGGCCTCGGTGCGAGGCGTTTCCCGCAGCTACAACCACCACACCAGCGTCATGGAGACCGCAGATG GCTGTGAGTGGGGTGGTGAAGGATCCCTCCCTTTAATTGATG GTGTTCCAGTCAACAGTCGTGTCTCCAACAAAATCCAGCAGCTGCTCAATACACTGAAGAGACCAAAGCGTCCACCATTGCGCGAGTTCTTTGTTGACGACTTTGAGGAGCTGTTGGATG TCCAGCAGCCAGATCCCAACCAGCCAAAGCCAGAAGGCCAGCAGATGAGTCCCCTCGAAGGAGAGCCTCTCGGGGTGGTCACCAACTGGCCCCCGTCTTTGCCAGCAGCCTTACAGAGGTGGGGCACCACTCATCCCAAGAGCCCCTGTCTAACAGCACTTGACAATGCTGGCAAGCCCATCTACACCCTGACCTATG GTAAACTATGGACCCGCAGTCAGAAACTGGCCTACACGCTTCTTAACAAGCTGAGCAGCAGAAATGAGCCTTTGCTTATGCCTGGAGACAGA GTTGCACTTGTTTTCCCCAACAATGACCCAGTGATGTTCATGGTTGCCTTCTACGGCTGTCTCCTCGCAGAGCTGGTACCTGTGCCTATTGAAGTGCCGCTGACCAGAAAG GACGCAGGAAGTCAACAGATTGGCTTTTTGTTAGGCAGCTGTGGGGTCACGCTGGCACTGACCACTGACGCTTGTCAGAAAGGCCTGCCCAAAGCACAAACTGGGGAGGTAGCCACTTTTAAAG GCTGGCCGCGGTTGCTGTGGTTTGTGTCAGATGGAAAACATGTTGTGAAGCCTCCGAAAGACTGGCACCCTCCGATACGGGAAGCCAGTAATGAAATAGCCTACATAGAA TATAAAACCAGCAAAGAAGGAAGCACCATGGGAATCACAGTGTCTCACTCAGCCATGCTGGCTCACTGTCATGCCCTCACACAGGCCTGCTGCTACACGGAAG ctGAGACCATAACAAATGTCCTGGACTTCAAGCGAGAAGCAGGATTATGGCATGGTGTCCTCACT GGTGTCATGAATCGGATGCACGTGATCAGCATTCCCTACTCCCTGATGAAAGTCAACCCTCTGTCCTGGATACAGAAGGTTCACATGTACAAAG CACGAGTAGCTGTTGTGAAGTCGAGGGACATGCACTGGTCTCTACTGGCCCAGAAAGACCAGAGAGACATCAGCCTGAGCTCTCTGCGCATGTTGATTGTAGCTGACGGAGCTAACCCAT GGTCGATATCCTCGTGCGACGCCTTCCTCAATGTGTTTCAGGCACGAGGGCTGCGACCTGAGGTGATCTGTCCATGTGCCAGCTCCTCAGAAGCTATGACTGTCGCCATCCGCAG acCTCCAGAAATGGGTGTTCCTCCTCCAGGGAAGGCGGTGCTGTCTATGGGTGGGCTGAGTCACAGTGTGATCCGTGTGGACACGGAGGAGAAACTCTCTGTCCTCACGGTGCAGGACGTGGGACAGGTTATGCCAGGAG CTCTGGTATGCGTTGTGCGAGTGGAGGGGACACCTTATCTCTGTCAAACAGATGAGGTCGGAGAAATATGTGTGAGCTCAGGTAGCACTGGTTTAGCATACTACGGCCTCCCGGGCATGACCAAGAACATTTTTGAG ACTATCCCAGTAACAGCATCTGGGGTTCCCATCACTGACAGACCTTTCACCAGAACTTCACTGCTGGGTTTTGTGGGACCA GAcagtcttgtgtttgttgttgggAAGATGGATGGTCTAATGGTGGTCAGTGGGCGGAGGCATAATGCTGATGATGTGGTTGCTACGGCGCTGGCTGTGGAGCCCATGAAGTTTGTGTATAGGGGAAG GATAGCGGTGTTTTCTGTGTCTGTGCTGCATGATGAGAGAATCGTTGTGGTGGCAGAGCAGAGGCCAGACGCCTCAGAAGAGGACAGCTTCCAGTGGATGAGCCGTGTTCTTCAG GCCATAGACAGCATCCACCAGGTTGGGGTGTACTGCCTGGCTCTTGTGCCTGCTAATACCCTTCCTAAGGCTCCTCTCGGTGGCATACACATATCTGAGACCAAACAGCGCTTCCTGGAGGGCGCTTTGCACCCCTGCAACGTCCTCATGTGCCCTCACACGTGTGTCACCAACCTTCCCAAGCCGAGACAAAAGCAACCAG AGGTGGGTCCTGCTTCTATGATAGTGGGAAACTTGGTGGCAGGCAAGAGGATCGCACAAGCCTCAGGGAGAGACGTGGGGCAGCTCGAGGACAATGACCAG TTCCTCTACATACAGGATGTGTTGCAGTGGAGAGCTCAGGCCACTCCAGACCATCCTCTGTTCCTCGTTCTCAACGCCAAG GGCACAGTGGCCAGCACAGCTTCCTGTTTGCAGCTGCACAAGAGGGCAGAGCGGGTGGCAGCCGCACTGATGGGACGCCTGAACACTGGAGACCACGTAGCGCTCGTCTACCCACCAG GGGTGGACCTGATTGCCACTTTCTACGGCTGTCTGTATGCCGGCTGTGTGCCTGTCACTGTCAGACCCCCACACCCACAAAACCTGGCCACCACCCTGCCCACAGTCAAAATGATCGTCGAG GTCAGTAAATCCGTGTATATCCTGACAACCCAAGCAATAATGAAGCTGCTGAAATCCaaagaggctgctgctgctgttgacgTCAAAAGCTGGCCCACAGTGCTGGACACGG atgACCTCCCCAGGAAGAAAATCTCTCAGATGTACAAGCCCCCAACCCCCGAGATGTTAGCTTACCTGGACTTCAGTGTGTCCACAACAGGCATCCTAGCAGGAGTCAAA ATGTCTCATGCTGCCACCAGTGCCTTGTGTCGCTCCATTAAACTGCAGTGTGAGCTCTACCCATCCCGGCAGAttgccatctgcctggaccCCTACTGCGGCCTGGGCTTTGCTCTCTGGTGCCTGTGCAG tgtgtaTTCAGGTCATCAGTCAATCTTGGTTCCCCCTCTGGAGTTGGAGACTAATGCATCTCTGTGGCTCGCTGCGGTGAGCCAGTACAAAGTGCGCGTCACCTTCTGCTCGTATTCAGTCATGGAGATGTGCACCAAGGGCCTGGGTTCACAGACGGAAGCACTCCGG TTGCGAAATGTGAACCTGTCTTGCGTGCGCACATGCATGGTGGTGGCGGAGGAAAGGCCTCGCATATCCCTCACTCAGTCCTTCTCAAAGATCTTCAAAGACTTGGGGCTTTCCCCACGGGCAGTCAGCACCACCTTCGGCTGCAGGGTGAATGTGGCAATATGTTTGCAG GGCACAGCTGGACCAGACCCCACCACTGTTTATGTGGACATGAGAGCTTTACGACACGATAG AGTCCGTCTCGTTGAGAGAGGGTCACCTCACAGTCTGCCACTGATGGAGTCTGGGAAG ATCCTTCCTGGAGTAAAAGTGATCATTGCCAACACAGAAACGAAAGGACCCTTGGGAGACTCTCATCTAGGAGAG ATCTGGGTGAGCAGTCCTCACAATGCCACAGGCTACTACACCGTTTATGGGGAGGAGGCGCTGCATGCTGACCATTTCAACACCAAGCTCAGCTTCGGGGACACTCAAACCGTTTGGGCAAGAACGGGCTACCTGGGCTTCCTGAGGCGCACTGAGCTGACCGATGCCAGTGGAG AGCGCCACGACGCCCTGTATGTGGTGGGGTCTCTCGATGAGACTCTGGAGCTCAGAGGAATGAGGTATCACCCCATCGACATTGAAACCTCCGTGATCCGTTCTCACAAGAGCATAGCTGAATG TGCGGTGTTCACTTGGACCAACCTGcttgtggtggtggtggagctGGAGGGATCAGAGCAGGAGGCCCTGGACCTGGTGGCCCTGGTTACCAACGTTGTCCTGGAGGAGCACTACCTCATCgtgggggtggtggtggtggtggaccCCGGCGTCATCCCCATAAACTCCAGAGGGGAGAAGCAACGCATGCACCTCAGAGATGGATTTCTGGCTGACCAGCTGGACCCCATATATGTGGCTTACAACATGTGA